The following nucleotide sequence is from Acyrthosiphon pisum isolate AL4f chromosome A2, pea_aphid_22Mar2018_4r6ur, whole genome shotgun sequence.
CCATGAATTAATGCTAGATGACCTTTTAAATGATGTGAGTGCTTGAACgatttattgcaataattacatacaaataatcCTGAAATACCACATTCATATTTGATATGCCTAACTAAATGAGATTTATTCTTGTATTTGCGACTGCAATTCATACATGCCCATCTTTTAATCAGTCTGCATTCACCTGTAATATAACATAGTTAATATGAATTTAGGTAGTGAAAGAGTTATaatgcaattaataattaactgttTGGAATGCAAAGAAGCCacacaaaataaatttcagaaagcaattataaattttttttttcagtttaatcattgaaaatagtataattGTCCCAATTTATGGATAATTGTATAGGCAACAAACAGTAATAATCttcctaaaaataatacaagaattaaattaaaaaccaaaataactcTATTATTAT
It contains:
- the LOC115034050 gene encoding zinc finger protein 319-like translates to MNCSRKYKNKSHLVRHIKYECGISGLFVCNYCNKSFKHSHHLKVIHEIITLTFLYE